In Corallococcus macrosporus, the following are encoded in one genomic region:
- a CDS encoding bifunctional riboflavin kinase/FAD synthetase translates to MKVFQSVSEAGRQLQGQALALGNFDGVHVGHQALFAEALRHAPANALTFQPHPGKVLQPDLAPKLITLLPRKLELLSEHGLGHVVVQPFTRDYARSTPQDFESALFDSLGVGHVVVGSDYTYGAQRAGTVTTLREAAAKRGAQVHVVQPVNVDGVVASSSRIREYILEGRVGAARRLLGRPFDLDGTVVSGAGRGRTIGFPTANVDTQNELRPAPGVYAIRVRLRAEEGGPWRPGAANIGVKPTFGGTEVTIEAHLLDFTGDLYGKELRVQFLERLRPEQRFGSAAELVGQIKRDVEAARTVVARDDG, encoded by the coding sequence ATGAAGGTCTTCCAGTCCGTGTCCGAGGCGGGCCGCCAGCTCCAGGGACAGGCCCTCGCGCTGGGCAACTTCGACGGCGTGCACGTGGGCCACCAGGCGCTCTTCGCGGAAGCGCTGCGCCACGCCCCCGCCAACGCGCTCACCTTCCAGCCCCACCCGGGCAAGGTGCTCCAGCCGGACCTGGCGCCCAAGCTGATCACCCTGCTGCCGCGCAAGCTGGAGCTCTTGTCCGAGCACGGCCTGGGCCACGTGGTGGTGCAGCCCTTCACCCGCGACTACGCGCGCTCCACGCCCCAGGACTTCGAGTCCGCCCTCTTCGACAGCCTGGGCGTGGGCCACGTCGTCGTGGGCAGCGACTACACCTACGGCGCCCAGCGCGCAGGCACCGTCACCACGCTGCGCGAGGCCGCGGCGAAGCGGGGCGCCCAGGTGCACGTCGTGCAGCCGGTGAACGTGGACGGCGTCGTCGCGTCCTCGTCGCGGATCCGCGAGTACATCCTGGAGGGCAGGGTGGGCGCGGCCCGGCGCCTGCTCGGCCGCCCGTTCGACCTGGACGGCACGGTGGTGTCCGGCGCGGGCCGCGGGCGCACCATCGGCTTTCCCACCGCCAACGTGGACACGCAGAACGAGCTGCGCCCCGCGCCCGGTGTGTACGCCATCCGCGTGCGCCTGCGGGCGGAGGAGGGCGGCCCGTGGCGCCCCGGGGCGGCCAACATCGGCGTGAAGCCCACCTTTGGCGGCACGGAGGTCACCATCGAGGCGCACCTGCTGGACTTCACCGGTGACCTCTACGGAAAGGAGCTGCGCGTGCAGTTCCTGGAGCGGCTGCGCCCCGAGCAGCGCTTTGGTTCCGCCGCGGAGCTGGTGGGTCAAATCAAACGCGACGTGGAGGCCGCCCGCACCGTGGTGGCCCGCGACGACGGGTAG
- the trmB gene encoding tRNA (guanine(46)-N(7))-methyltransferase TrmB: MRPALLPDPVGLKFVPLEAPPDWDAEFGFTGPLELEIGSGAGGHALEYCRRNPGVRFVAFEWRKKYARDTQMRGEKLGLKNLRVIESDARFVVPRIFAPGSLDVIHLQFPDPWWKRSHAKRAVVQPDFAKLMLGLLKPGGRFDMRTDVQDRAVAMLGILEEAGFHNPLGAGVFHPYDPEEVPSTRERRYLASGEPVYRARLVKPAP; encoded by the coding sequence ATGCGCCCTGCCCTGCTCCCTGATCCGGTCGGCCTCAAGTTCGTCCCCCTGGAAGCGCCCCCGGACTGGGACGCGGAGTTCGGGTTCACGGGACCGCTGGAGCTGGAGATCGGCTCCGGCGCGGGGGGCCATGCGCTGGAGTACTGCCGCCGCAATCCGGGCGTGCGCTTCGTCGCCTTCGAGTGGCGCAAGAAGTACGCGCGCGACACGCAGATGCGCGGGGAGAAGCTGGGCCTGAAGAACCTGCGCGTCATCGAATCCGACGCGCGCTTCGTGGTGCCGCGCATCTTCGCCCCCGGGTCGCTGGACGTCATCCACCTGCAGTTCCCCGACCCGTGGTGGAAGCGCTCGCACGCCAAGCGTGCGGTCGTGCAGCCGGACTTCGCGAAGCTGATGCTGGGGCTGCTCAAGCCGGGCGGCCGCTTCGACATGCGCACCGACGTGCAGGACCGCGCGGTGGCCATGCTGGGCATCCTGGAGGAGGCGGGCTTCCACAACCCGCTGGGCGCGGGCGTGTTCCACCCGTACGACCCGGAGGAGGTGCCCTCCACCCGCGAGCGGCGCTACCTGGCGTCCGGAGAACCCGTCTACCGCGCACGTCTGGTGAAACCCGCGCCGTAG
- a CDS encoding PilT/PilU family type 4a pilus ATPase, producing MANLHQLLKAMVEKGSSDLHITTGSPPQLRVDGELVPLKTAPLTPVETKQLCYSILTDAQKHKFEEENELDLSFGVKGLSRFRANIFMQRGAVAGAFRTIPFKILTFQELGLPPVVAELVKKPRGLILVTGPTGSGKSTTLASMIDKINTERHEHIMTIEDPIEYLHPHKNCLVNQREVGADTRNFKTALKYILRQDPDVVLVGELRDLETIEAALTIAETGHICYATLHTNSAVQTINRILDVFPPYQQPQVRAQLSFVLEGVMSQALVAKAGGPGRVLALEVMVPNPAIRNLIREDKVHQIYSSMQVGQAKYGMQTFNQALAALLARRLISQDEAFGRSSDPEELRNILATGGAPGGAQRPAGGAGAR from the coding sequence GTGGCCAACCTGCACCAGCTCCTCAAGGCGATGGTCGAGAAGGGCTCTTCCGACCTCCACATCACCACCGGCTCGCCGCCGCAGCTTCGCGTGGACGGTGAGCTCGTCCCGCTCAAGACGGCGCCGCTCACCCCCGTGGAGACGAAGCAGCTCTGCTACTCCATCCTCACGGACGCCCAGAAGCACAAGTTCGAGGAGGAGAACGAGCTGGACCTGTCGTTCGGCGTGAAGGGCCTGTCACGCTTCCGCGCGAACATCTTCATGCAGCGCGGCGCCGTCGCCGGCGCGTTCCGCACCATTCCCTTCAAGATCCTGACGTTCCAGGAGCTGGGCCTGCCGCCGGTGGTGGCGGAGCTGGTGAAGAAGCCGCGCGGCCTCATCCTGGTGACGGGCCCCACGGGCTCCGGCAAGTCCACCACGCTGGCCTCGATGATCGACAAGATCAACACCGAGCGTCATGAGCACATCATGACCATCGAGGACCCCATCGAGTACCTGCACCCGCACAAGAACTGCCTGGTCAACCAGCGCGAGGTCGGTGCGGACACGCGCAACTTCAAGACGGCCCTCAAGTACATCCTCCGCCAGGATCCGGACGTGGTGCTCGTCGGCGAGTTGCGCGACCTGGAGACCATCGAGGCGGCGCTCACCATCGCGGAGACGGGCCACATCTGCTACGCGACGCTGCACACCAACAGCGCGGTGCAGACCATCAACCGCATCCTGGACGTCTTCCCGCCGTACCAGCAGCCCCAGGTGCGCGCCCAGCTGTCCTTCGTGCTGGAGGGCGTGATGAGCCAGGCGCTCGTCGCCAAGGCGGGCGGTCCGGGCCGCGTGCTGGCCCTGGAGGTCATGGTGCCCAACCCCGCCATCCGGAACCTCATCCGCGAGGACAAGGTCCACCAGATCTACTCCTCCATGCAGGTGGGTCAGGCGAAGTACGGCATGCAGACGTTCAACCAGGCGCTCGCCGCGCTTCTGGCGCGCCGGCTCATCTCCCAGGACGAGGC
- the pilB gene encoding type IV-A pilus assembly ATPase PilB has protein sequence MSGRLGELLVRENLISVQQLRKAQEEQQKSGARIGTALIKTGAIEESKLTDFLSKQYGVPAINLKDFDIDPDIIKLVPKEVAEKHLVIPVNRAGPSLIVAMCDPSNIFAVDDLKFLTGYNIEAVVASEISIRESIERYYAEKGPSLEDIVGDVADDIEVAKDEQENVDEMARAADDAPVVKLVNLILMDAIKKRASDIHIEPYEKDFRVRFRIDGVMYEVMRPPMKLRNAITSRLKIMASLDISERRLPQDGRIKIKIGGGKEMDFRVSVCPTLFGEKVVMRLLDKSNLQLDMTKLGFDAQPLAWFKEAIDRPYGMVLVTGPTGSGKTTTLYSALSSLNDVGTNICTAEDPVEFNFAGINQVQMHEDIGLNFAAGLRSFLRQDPDIIMIGEIRDFETAEIGVKAALTGHLVLSTLHTNDAPGTVSRLLNMGIEPFLVTASLNLILAQRLARRLCPACKRPAEKVDEQALIDAGIPPDKMGTFTMYEKVGCRECNDRGYRGRVAIYEVMPFWDGLKELVINGASAAELKQEAIRLGMSSLRMSALKKLMDGMTTLEEVVGNTAPDRF, from the coding sequence ATGTCCGGTCGACTCGGTGAATTGCTGGTGCGCGAGAACCTCATCTCCGTCCAGCAACTCCGCAAGGCGCAGGAGGAGCAGCAGAAGAGTGGCGCGCGCATCGGCACGGCGCTCATCAAGACGGGCGCCATCGAGGAGTCGAAGCTCACCGACTTCCTGTCGAAGCAGTACGGCGTCCCGGCCATCAACCTGAAGGACTTCGACATTGATCCGGACATCATCAAGCTCGTGCCCAAGGAAGTGGCCGAGAAGCACCTGGTGATCCCGGTCAACCGCGCGGGCCCGTCGCTCATCGTGGCCATGTGCGACCCGTCCAACATCTTCGCGGTGGACGACCTGAAGTTCCTCACCGGCTACAACATCGAAGCCGTCGTCGCGTCGGAAATCTCCATCCGCGAGTCCATCGAGCGCTACTACGCGGAGAAGGGCCCGTCGCTGGAGGACATCGTCGGCGACGTGGCCGACGACATCGAGGTCGCCAAGGACGAGCAGGAGAACGTGGATGAGATGGCCCGGGCCGCGGACGACGCGCCCGTGGTCAAGCTGGTGAACCTCATCCTCATGGACGCCATCAAGAAGCGCGCGTCCGACATCCACATCGAGCCGTACGAGAAGGACTTCCGGGTCCGCTTCCGCATCGACGGCGTGATGTACGAGGTGATGCGCCCGCCCATGAAGCTGCGCAACGCCATCACCAGCCGTCTCAAAATCATGGCGTCGCTGGACATCTCCGAGCGCCGCCTGCCGCAGGACGGCCGCATCAAGATCAAGATCGGCGGCGGCAAGGAGATGGACTTCCGCGTGAGCGTGTGCCCCACGCTCTTCGGCGAGAAGGTCGTGATGCGCTTGCTCGACAAGAGCAACCTGCAGCTCGACATGACCAAGCTGGGCTTCGACGCGCAGCCCCTGGCCTGGTTCAAGGAGGCCATCGACCGGCCCTACGGCATGGTGCTGGTGACGGGCCCCACGGGCTCCGGCAAGACGACGACGCTGTACTCGGCGCTCTCCAGCCTCAACGACGTGGGCACCAACATCTGCACCGCGGAGGACCCGGTGGAGTTCAACTTCGCCGGCATCAACCAGGTGCAGATGCACGAGGACATCGGCCTGAACTTCGCGGCCGGCCTGCGCTCCTTCCTCCGCCAGGACCCCGACATCATCATGATCGGTGAGATCCGCGACTTCGAGACGGCGGAGATCGGCGTGAAGGCGGCGCTCACGGGCCACCTGGTGCTCTCCACGCTGCACACCAACGACGCCCCGGGCACGGTGAGCCGTCTGCTCAACATGGGCATCGAGCCGTTCCTCGTGACGGCGTCGCTCAACCTCATCCTCGCCCAGCGTCTGGCGCGCCGGCTGTGCCCCGCGTGCAAGCGCCCCGCGGAGAAGGTGGACGAGCAGGCCCTCATCGACGCGGGCATCCCGCCGGACAAGATGGGCACCTTCACCATGTACGAGAAGGTCGGCTGCCGCGAGTGCAACGACCGCGGCTACCGCGGCCGCGTGGCCATCTACGAGGTCATGCCCTTCTGGGACGGCCTCAAGGAGCTGGTCATCAACGGCGCCTCCGCCGCGGAGCTCAAGCAGGAGGCCATCCGCCTGGGCATGAGCAGCCTGCGCATGAGCGCGCTCAAGAAGCTCATGGACGGCATGACCACCCTGGAAGAGGTCGTGGGCAACACCGCGCCGGACCGCTTCTAG